The Engraulis encrasicolus isolate BLACKSEA-1 chromosome 22, IST_EnEncr_1.0, whole genome shotgun sequence sequence atctactgtacaCAGCAGCCCTACTTTACGTTTTGCCGCATGAGTGCACATCTAGGCTGCTGAACTTGGCTGTAACCGGCAAAGCCTTCTTGCTTATCAGTCAGCTGTGCAGGCTTCAGCAGTTCTCCCAGTTGCCTACCACACTAATGAGCCTTACTGTCAGCTCCACTTTGCCTTACTGTACGGACACACACAACTttctccttaaaggtgcactgtgtaatatctttaacagtttctttccagaattcatgctgcccattcaccaatgttaccttttcatgcatATTTACGACCACCGTAACATTCTAAGCattgattatgactgggaaaaatgcacttttaataCACGAAAAGGgatatcttctccatggtttgcCAGTTTGAATTTGCAGAAATAGACCTTTTTAGCTGGAAATCTTATTGCTCTTTGGTCATGCTATTAATTATTAGTTAATTACTCAGGAAATGTTCACAataagattaaatttggcaataggcagcacagtttcaatgagccgcaATACCTACTCCTACACGGCGCAGCTTTAACCTAATTAACAATACTTCATGGCCAGTCCCAAGGccggatgagaagagaggagcctGTGCATGAAACCAGCGTCAACACATGTAAAATAGCCCCTTAGCCACAGAAACGTGACATCAATAGTATAATGGATTTTGTCACCACTTACACATTCTTCCTGCCCATGACTGACTTTCTCgttttctttttgtctgtgttCCTTCTCGGTTCTTGGTCCTCAGAGCTCGCTGACCTTTGAGCTGTTCTCCGTCATGGTGCACTCTGGCAGTGCGGCAGGAGGCCACTACTACGCCTGCATCAAGTCCTTCAGTGACGGCCAGTGGTACAGCTTCAACGACCAGCACGTCAGCAAGGTCAGTGCAGCAAGGCCTCTCCTATCACTTGGCTCAGgctgtagtttttttttcccccactagtTTTTTGCAACCTCTGTTTGAAGTGTTCTCTTgacgttttttgtttttgcacAGCGGTCCACCACAAAGTCGATCCACCACAAAGTCAACTTTTTTGCCAGCTGCTTCATGTGTATTAGATATACAAATGAACAGAACAGGTGTTTCTCATGGTCCCGTGCGTAATCAACGATGACGGACAGAATTAAATGCCATGTCTGGAAGGTGGCCTGATTGCCATGTTTtgatgtttgtgtgcatatttgcAGATCACCCAGGACGACATTAGGAAGACATATGGCGGGTCCTCAGGGAGCAGAGGCTATTATTCCAGTGCCTTTGCCAGGTCAGTACAACCTCTGTCAACTGCAGCAGATAAGTGCTTAATTGTGGCTTATTTTATGATGAGTATGTAATTGACTGTATCGGTTAGGAATGGTGAGCCATATGTTCTCCATTTTGCATGCCATTATATTTGGGTGTTGGGCCAATAACACTGTTGgcagagaaaaagtgaaaaagaaagcaATACATTAGTTTCACAGAATTCAGAGTTCTGTTATGTAATATCAAAAACGGGGAAtgcataaataataaaaaaagcagAAATTGCATCACATCGCCACAATCAAAGGTCCCCATCAAAAGGCATGCTGTTTGCAGCGCTACTGACTGACGTCTCTGGCGGAGGGGGAACAGGGGTGCCATTATGACGGCAATAACAAAGCCTGCTGTCATCTCATGCCGCCAACACTTCCTCAGCCCCCCGACAGACCCAACGCGACAATTGTTATAAAATACACGCTGTGCCAGCTGATAGAATTTTAGAGTACATtttgcctgtctttctttccctcaactctccttgtctttttttgtttttgcagcTCTACGAATGCATATATGCTCATATACAGATTAAAGGATCCCACGAGGAATGCAAGTGAGTGTGATCTTGCATCTTTTATTAAGCTCATCTTGGTGTTTTTGTTGTGGGGTTCCTtcatttctggtgtgtgtgtgtgtgtgtgtgtgtgtttttcttgatGTGAACAGAGTACCTTGATGTGGAAGACTTCCCCGAGCACATAAAGCGCCTGGTGCAGAAAGAGAAGGAGTCAGAGGAgcaagagaagaggcagagggagatcGAACGCAACACCTGCAAGGTGACCAtatacagtcacacgcacacactgacacaaacctggtgcacatgcgcgcacgcacacgcgcacactgacacaaacctggtgcatatgcgcgcacgcacacacacacacacacacacacacacttacacccacacaagcacagagacaAACGCACACTCCCTTGTTGGGCCACTtagacatacgcacatgcacacggtcACAAAGGCCGTTCACGGTCCCTGAAGGACGCTTGAGTGCCAATCTGATATCTTGAGGATGCTTGAAATGCCTTATCCCTCCCCCACCAGCAGCAGATTTCATCATGATTTCTTACTTGTCCGCACTCACCTGctgcctctctttcttctttttctgcccccttcatcttctctcctcctcctcctcctcctcctcctccttgtctgctTCAGATCAAGCTGTTTTGCATGCATCCCGTCAAGaacatgatgatgatggagaacaAGCTTGAAGTTCACAAAGACAAAACGCTTCGAGAAGCCACAGAGATTGCATATAAGGTAAAGACACTGCAGACACGcgcgtacaccacacacacacacacacacacacacacacacacacacacacacacacacacacacacacacacacacacacacacacacacacacacacacacacacacacacactgtccttggGTCAGCACTTCTAGCACCTTCAGTAGGCTGTGTGCTGTTGgaagcagggcttgaaaacgaaattatttttcaaacgttccgttccgaacggttcaggcaagtttcagtttaacgttttcgttcctgcaatcgttcccccacaaaaatatcgttcctgaaccggttcggaacgaaaaataacgttcgttcttaacgttcctgcagtgtttaacggccatattaagtctattttcgtggactttatcttagaatagacgtactcattatttccccttgatttacacagctattctcaaaaataataacacacccaaaaacactcagatgggctatccatcctggcagatttaaccggatgcctataattcttatcaaaagtagcctatgccagcccagtagcggtgggtggatgttgagaggcgagttcctaaaaaaatctctggaatagcgcaggtaaacgtcagcataataagaggtgtcaataggcatggatttcagttagctctatttaataggccatgatgaggtttgcagcaagtgaaacgtgtaagtaaaggggacacagtttgctccacaaaaaaatcccaaactgttttgagatgtgcacgatgcaaggggtcactagttcagatatcggctaccaaccattccagtgcaagtccatcaccacaaaaccggagaccttttgtagcctaacagaagcgtcacaaaatagtaagagtttccacgtagtccatcatatcagcccagccctctgcacgacagaagagaataataacttaaacaacaacaaatgcgctgtctttctctatccctgcttgttgtcacacgcgacctactgttattcgtgatgacagccaggaaatattgcgcattgagcgggccagctaacgtcagctagcgtctgtccatctgccacgaatgactttatcccgcattgaccacaacaacagataaataagacgtccttgattacagcacataaaacaccagctctcacctctcttctctacaaccgacagtgggatacgctgcgcacaacaaaagcacttcagtaactttacgacaacataatttgccataaccgcattgaacatcgaggcactcggcggtgctattacaagtagtaagctaaacatgacttacccaccagttgcctctcgagagcactctgcgaattaggttcatcaaatcgcctatccaattcctttgcaaatcatagactgtatggtccaaataggctactctgtccctgtaggaatcccaacgccgatctcaagacatgttctcttttgctctccatggtgtcaatataaaactctgcaggcctactgtccgtgaatgagactgaagaacggcgcgggtaaagtgtcatttctcttacaaaaacgtatttgatattggtggtcaacaactttagggcgggtttattagagccaacttccaatcactacgagaaagccaggagaacagagacagtttagttctagtttcccatcaaaatctctgaggagaagcacatcctaaaatttacccagtgtttctccatacaatgcagtcgcactctgattggccaatgctcctcaatattttatcaatcggcggcaagagctcaggtgaagcaaaatgctgttgctgtatgcatgtttccccgtcagtagccgaactaaaagactgctcgtcgccatggttactcctcaaacaaaatcgtgcacttgtatgaaataggcctatagagaacgaaaaaaaaaaacgttattaaccggtttgtggatttcagaataacgtttttgttccggaacatttgaagaccatttcgttttcgtttccgtttccgttccttgtaaaattccataaaatttcgttcgttttcggttttcgttttcgttccttgaaccggttcggagccctggttgGAAGTGAGTGATTGGTCTtaaagggccaaaacataccaaggcggaacggaacggtcgcaggacggacgcggtctttctgcttagttttggccggcgtgcttttctctgccttgcacactgacagcgtcggcgtgcgcggccagtcctgttcaaaaccctccccacagctaaagctagcgtgctactttgccattcatttgaatgagacaccgccggttgccggcgtgaaaaatacgctggagttctattttccaaatgcagcgcggcgcggagccggctcccgcgccgctgacgcccgactaccgccggttggtgtgtaaggacagataggtttcaatgtattttcaccgacgccggtaaaaaacgcggccgttccgcgacgctttaccgccttggtgtgtaagaccccttaaaaGCCACCCCAACACACCGGGGCTAACTACAGGATTTAGCCATCAGTCTCTTCATGCATCAGTCTCATTAGGCATAATCAATAGCACCAGCTGTAGGGCCATCGATCATGTCATGGAATGATCAATGAGACACTTCTTCACCTCCCGAAATGACCAGAAACGTACTGTTCTGTCATTCCTGCATGCAGCCTATCTGGTCATACTTATTTTTTCCATGTAAAATGTAATTTTCAATGGATGGACCAAACCTTGTCATATTATTATATGAAAAGGTAAACAAACTAATAAATCTATGGACGACAAAACTTTCAATATGTCTGCTTAGGCATCATAAGGCTTTTGCACCAACTTCTGATTGAAGTTTGCACTCCGCACTGGCAACTTGCAATCCGCTAAGATGCCACCATGTGTTAGTATCATATTTTGGTAGAATCAATTGTTGGCAGGGTTGGCATATTTTCAGTTTTTAGTTCATGTTGAATGAAAGTTGGTAAGTTGTGTGTATCTGGCttagacaaacaaaaaaggtTGATGGGGCGTGGGCATGCTCCACCCTTGCAACGTAGGTGCGAGGACCCgacattgctgcttgcagctttAATTGAAGTTTGCagaccttgccttgccttgcctgacgCGTTGTCGTTTttctctctcctgtgctctcgtctcctccccgCCAGCTGATGGAGCTAGAGGGCGTGGTGCCTCTGGAGTGCTGTCGGCTAGTGAAGTATGACGAGTTCCACGAGTACCTGGAGCGCTCGTACGAGGGCGAGGAGGACATGCCCATGGGGCTGCTGCTCGGCGGCGTCAAGTCCTCATACATGTTCGACCTGCTGCTGGAGACGCGCCGGCCAGACCAGGTCTTCCAGCCCTACAAACCCGGAGGTAAGCGGGACACGCAACACCTCCGTACCAATCTCAATCAACGCTGAGCTGTCGATTAGGCCTAGTCAACTCCCTTCTAAAAACTGACTGTTGAAACCATGTCATTATGTGGTCTAAAGGACTCATATACGGCCTgaccagggatgcatttctcgaaagcgtaattGTTAGTAGTTAGCAACCTtggttagttgccaatgggaaattgcattgcaactaacgaAGTAGCTACCGAAGTTAGTAAccacgcttttgagaaatgcaccccaggtcttcCAGCTCTACAAACCCGGAGGTAAGCAGGACACTCAACACCTCCGTACCAATCTCAATCAGCTCATTATGTTTTATGAAGAAGGCATACAAGGACAGGTCAGGAccccatttctggaaagcatcgttgctaaccagttagcaacttagcactaggtttccaatggaaaattgcattgcaaccaaataagttgctaactttgttaggGACGATGTTGTCGAAACGTATCCCAGGGGCCTAaactaacaagtccgacaggcggacaacagatgcgtccgtctatgcccgttctgaaccttttttgcccaaattcccccttggcctcctcataacctgtcaaggaaATTTATCAATAAgtctaccatgtactgtataagcctggatttgaaaaagtaccataggatttcaacagtgttgggcaagttactgaaaaactgtaatgcattgctgattacatgttactgtcttttcaaaataatcccttacactacacgtggatattgtcttcgtggaccgtaacagacaaaccgtaagttccataaactaatcaatgagacatttactgcataaaccgaaaagcgcgctctctgtcaagcggtcgccccgaacaaaccctttaaaagacgcgtgtgcgtatgatcaacagtaacacagccttcactctccctgtgctcgcgttaATCGAAGTATCGGAGTAATCTCCTGCACCCACGCTCAAAGCAcgagttgctctcttgcctgcacttctcacagcattgtaaaaaaaaatacaggggattgccggtgttcgggctcttgttttcttcaaagggtgttgtttcttttgagtggtgacgctgtggagtctaacaacactgaacataggaaacgctatctgcaaatgtctcatgccttcctattttttgtgctccgcttggtgttattgaccatgaagagtttgttaagtgtggcgcttgacagttatcctccttatctgaagacgtctttgtgtgaatgtttaggaactcggctagcacacatggcacacatggatggaatatgcatacagacttctgtgcttctgcagttgtgtcagataatgcaatcaatcagctgcgtagccggtttgctaaccattatggtagacgttttggtttgcacgcatgagctccaggccaaaactgagctctgccactccactgagcgactgtcaccttgtggacacaagagggaatcacaagagggaatcacaattcagaaacgcatcacgggagggcggacggacggacggacggacggacggacggacggacaccaaagcctcttatagagatgcgtgggacgcatctaaaaagctggttcaggagtgaacCAGGTAAAGTTAAGAGTTATATCATCTAATGGAAGAGCAtgtagtcctcattttcttaagaagctggttgcgggttcaaatcccacccttacttttCCCTACACGCCCATTCATGGATTAACTGGCCTTCAGTAGGCCTAAGCCACTTAACCCGATAATATGAAATGGTACAAATGGCCAGCAGTGAAAGCGGACTCTGGTTTGAAAGTTTGAATCGGTGAAAGGGTGCCGCATATTCAGAACTGTGTAAGGTTTTTTTAGGCTCTTCGCCAAAGTGTTATCACTcctatgaacaaaaaaaaaaagtgtgcggTACCTTTTCTCTGATTTAAGCATGCCAGATAAGCCAAATGTACAGAACGCGAGCAGCAGCACTGAAGTTTTGTTACTCTGAAACCAACTGTGCAGTGTAATTTCATTTCTGTTTATATGAGAGTTCAGGTAATTCTGAAGGGGAACATTCCAGTGTGCTCTGCTGTGGCTGTCCGCCCTCACCTGAGCAAACAAGTGGTTGTGAATGTTATTTAATAAGTGGAAACTACATTATTTACAAAGGGCTGGGTCAAATACATATTCATGTTTCTGGATATTTATCGTGGGGTTGGCGGAGTCGTAAATTACAGCCTTATGATCTTAAAATGTACAGCAGTGTGTGGACATTAAAACAGGGGTGTTGCGTTTCAGTACAATTTCCCTCCCCGAGTCTCGTCTTtgtttgtatatgtatgtacagtgctGCATGGTTTGACCTTTCTGCAAAGTCTGGGAGTTCAAAGTACATCCATACCCAAGGTTGTGGGCACACAATAAAACCTAACACAACCCATGCCCTAAACTAGGCCGTCATGTCTGTAAccatctgtatttgtgtgtttatgcatgtttgtgcgtgtgcctgtgtgtccttATAGAGGTCATGGTGAAAGTCCACGTGGTGGATCTGAAGAGTGAGACCATCGCCCCTCCCGTGAGCGTCAGGGCCTACCTGAACCAGACGGTCACAGAGTTCAAGCAACTCATTGCACAGGTACCTCCTACATACCCTTCCCTCTGGCACGCAATCCAATTCAGATGTTGGTTTGTCCTTATCCCTTATCTCAGTGGCGATTGTCTGGAGATCTACTGTATGCTCTTTGTTGTATGCATGTGctcatgttttgtgtgtgcttgtatttgttTGTGCGACTAGTCAAAGAGTTTTCTGATATATGCTTGCATGTCATCTGATCTGGCCAAATTAATCCGAGAGCCAGAATTAGTGAGACATTAGATTAATGGGATGAATGcataacaataatgatgatgaagaATAATATTATAACAATATTGgttcttattttgtgtttgtgtggcaggCCACGGGGCTTTCTGCAGAGACCATGCGTGTGGTCCTGGAGCGCTGCTATAACGACCTTCGGCTTCTCTACGTGCCCAACAAGACACTGAAAGCAGAAGGTTTTTTCAGGAGCAACAAGGTTTCCCCTCTACTGCCTCCAATAAGCAATAAACAATAGTCCTTTTTATGTCCTTTTTATGAGCTTGCCTTTTCCCTGCCAGATGTCTGGTGCAGAATAGCCAGTGATTATAAGGCTTGGTTGCTCTGAGATGCAGATTAGGCATCACATCTCCACCTGATCTTGATGTATCTGTTTATCAGGGATGAACCCTAGGCATGCATTTTGAAATTGGTTAAAGTGTTATGGTGTGCCTGGATAATTTGGCTGATTGAATTCAGTAAGACTTTGCTTAATCAATCCCACAAGGGGGATTTGAAGTGTTGCAGGGGGAGATGTTGCCTACAGAAAGCGGTAGGTGTTTTTTGGATGGTTGCTTGTTATGGGTTGCATTAGTTCCCGTGTCTGACTGTGACTCCTGTTGTCCCTCCAGGTGTTTGTGGAAAGCTCGGACTCTGCGGACCACCAGGCGACGTTCACCGACTCCAGCCTGTGGAAGCTGCTGGACCGCCACGGGAACACAATCAGACTGTTTGTCTCGCTGCCCGAGCAGTCACCAGGCTCCCTGGCCAATAGAACTAGTTGCCCCAAGGGCACCTCTGCCACCACCAGCGGTAACGGTAACGGTGGAGGAGACTCTGAGGACTCTCTGGAAGGGGGAGCCAAGGGCAACAGGAAGTCAGTGGAGGCTATCCTGGAGGAGAGCACGGAGAAGCTGAAGAACCTGTccttacagcagcagcagcagcagcagcagcagcaggcctccAGCAGCGCAAGCACCAGCGGCAGCCAGAAGAGCTCCGATCACAGTGACTTTGAGCACATTGACTCCCCAGCCCTGGAGCTGGACTCGGCAGTAGCGTCCACCTCCTcacaacctcctcctcctgctgctcctacTACTGCTGCAGCTGTTGCTCCTGCTGCTTCTACCAGCACCAGCCCCCCTCCGtccacccagcagcagcagcagccgtcggaggccagcagcagcaggccgcGCGTCAGCAGCTCGGGGACCACCACCGCCAGCACGGCCACGGCCGGCTCCTCCTCAGAGCCCGACAACCCCTTCCCCTTGGAGGAGCGCTCGGATTCGGACATGAACAACGACCGCAGCACCAGCTCGGTGGACAGCGACATCCTGAGCTCCAGCCACAGCAGCGACACGCTCTGCAACGCCGACAGCGGTGGAGGGGGCGGTGGCGGCGCCGGGCCCCTACCGCTGGCCAACGGCCTGGACTCGCACAGCATCACCAGCAGCCGGCGCTCCAAGGCCCACGAGGGCAAGAAGGAGACCTGGGACACGGCCGAGGAGGACTCGGGCACCGACAGCGAGTACGACGAGAACGGCAAGAGCAAGACAGACGGCCAGGCGCAGTACCTCTACTTCAGGGCCGAGCCCTACACGCAGGACGAGGGCACAGGAGACGCACAGAAATGTGAGTAAaccgattttatttatttatgtattttttttatttttttgtttttattgatttttcaaCAAAAACCCCCCACATAAGTCACAAATGTCCTCACACTTTGAGTTATTCAAATATGGTAGTACAAATCAACAAAATGAGTCCACAGAATTTTAAAGTTTCATTGTTCAAGGTGTCAATATTGCCACAGAGAGACAGTTGGTGGTGAAAATGAATGGAAAGAGATAATGATATTTCAAACTATTTCATACTGCATTTACATATGAGTGCCCTGTGATGTTGTTTGTGATCATAAAGAAAGGAAGTAGCTGTTGTCCAATAAGAGAGATTCTGAGCATATACCGGTAAGCTTAGTTGGTATTATATGCTACAAAGGACAGCCATGAACATATTTTATCTAAACTCCTTGACTTAATTCCCTGAACATTTCTACCTCGCATTTCTTCAGAATTGACCCTTATTTAGTGTTTGTCATTTATACATGTAGCACTTATCTTCCCATGCTGTTTCCTGCAGAATTTTTATTTGTCATGGTGGTGGGGCggtaaaagtatatattttttggttaagcatctttagaaattacattcacaacatgaaatcttttcagggtacctagtcaaggtggtaggtgtttcttgtcaaggtggccgccttagtaattaagtgctgggggaaaccctacCATGCTGTGTAGCCTTTATCCACCTGCTGCCAGGTCATTGTGTGTGTCCTTTAGAAGGAAGACTGCACATCCCAGGTGACGGTGCCTGATTCAGGTGCTGTTGTTATGCAGCCATGTCTgcatgtggcagccttggcctaatgggtagagcagtggtcttaagatcagtgttgcaggttcgaatcccacccatacctcctcagtccatggttgaagtgcaattgagcaaggcacccaaccccacattgctctagggactgtaaccaataccctgtaaataactaagtcgctttggataaacaagcgtcagccaagtgtaatgtttcTGTTGCTATGCTGGCCCTGCAGGTCTCCTGGTCCACGTGGACAAGAGGATCTCGCTGGCGGCGTTCAAGCAGAACCTGGAGCCCTTTGTGGGCGTCACGTCCACGCAGTTCAAGGTGTTCCGCGTCTATGCCAACAATCAGGAGTTTGAGAGCGTCCGCCTCAACGAgaccctctcctctttctcggaCGACAACAAGGTCAGTTCCTAACCCCAACCTCACTCACGTCAGCGTGTCTCGTCATAATGGGCCAGTGAGTCATTGTCTGTGCACTAATGAGAGGTATTTTTATGCTCTTTTATAAGATCACCATCCGGCTAGGACGAGCCTTGAAGAAAGGAGAGTACCGGGTGAAGGTCTATCAGCTGCTCGTCAACGAGCCCGAGGTAAAATGAAAACGCAGTCAGTCCACAGTTTTCAGACACTGCTGCGTCAAAGGCAGTCGTGCACATTACATAATAACTTGTATAATGCAATCATTGTGTGAAGCCTACAAGCTACTTGCACTTACAAAAAATGTAAGCGATACAAAACCACATGAACGAGTAGCCTTGTGGCCATTTCTAAAAGTTTTACCATTGTTTTTGATGATGGCATAATTTGCTATATTATTAGCCAGTGGGAAAGACGAGCACATTTACTTGTTGTGACCTAGACAACATTCACCTTTGAAATATGTTGACAAATTTTCACTATAataaataatgttacatttaatgctttaaattcTTTCCCCAGCCCTGTAAGTTCCTGGTGGACACGGTGTTTGCCAAGGGCATGACGGTCAGACAATCCAAAGAGGAGCTGCAGCCCCTGCTGAAGGACCAGTGCAAGCTGGACCTCAGCATTGACCGGTGAGGCTGCCCTCTgactcacacacagtcagacgCTCCACGGCATCAGTGAAGGATGATGATGCTCATTCGTTGCGGAAATCACGTTCTCATATGATTAAAGTTGGATGTAGATGGCTTCAGAGAGATAACGCCCTGCCCCACATATTTGATTCGATCAATTTCTAATTGATGAAAATAGTCTTTGTGAAATGCACTGAGAGAGGAAAATTTGGACCTTTGTGTATATTCATGAAGGTTATATTGAACATTCTCAACATGACGTTTCAATGTCAGCAATAGACAAGGGAGTTATTGGGTGAAAAATCGAGATGTAATTACTATTCAATCAAGTCATCTCATGCTACACGTAGCCAAATTTAAAATGTTTGCGTCAGTTTTTCGCTCATGAATTTTTATCAGCCCGTGAGTCAATGCTTTAACCTTTTGGAGAAGATGACTGATTCATGTCTAGCTAGCACGCTACAGCTCTACTGTCTGGAGCCTGCTGAATGCTAAAGAGCATTTTATCCTTTTCACTGTATCCCATTTGATCTTCCCAAGGGACTGTCACAGATGAAAATGAGCCTTTAGCTATAATCTGCCACAAGTCAGTTAACTCTTCGCTTCTTGGAATGAATTCATCTAGTACATGGTTCACGTttcaaataaacaaattaactATAAAAAGTTgaggaataccaaggcactcatcttctttgtaattaaaatgcctttattttgttgctcattcctgacgaaggcttcatgccgaaacgcgtcaaagTGTTTTAATTATGCAATGCCCAATaaaaaaaggcattttaattGCAAAGAAAATGAGTGTCTTGGTATTCCTCAACTTTTtaaaatcaaccaagcctgtcaccaaagagtaCCATCTTTACTAAGAACTAGccgttccaggaagcactccaactggacttgatTCTGAAACAAATAAACGAATTAATCTTTTACTAATTTAATCTTTGGttcaaatgaactgaatgaaactAAATGAAACTGATGTCTTCCCTCCTCTGGTCAGGTTTCGGCTC is a genomic window containing:
- the usp47 gene encoding ubiquitin carboxyl-terminal hydrolase 47 isoform X2, which encodes MEMVPSEENQLVAKEGLFWSCRQSIFQEMKQRYSKIECAAEEPRVLCIVQDTTNAKTVTERLTLNLPASTALSKLFEDVAHKAGYVNGTFDLAWGSTGADMAPLDQSSEVSLVDSGFQAGKKNFLQLVDKDGEQPQVASDESGAADSSGLDDSSQDRFIGPLPRDGTVGCSSDYSSPSYSYSSILNKSETGYVGLVNQAMTCYLNSLLQTLFMTPEFRNALYNWEFESSESEEDPVTSIPYQLQRLFVLLQTSKKRAIETTDVTRSFGWDSSEAWQQHDVQELCRVMFDALEQKWKQTEQADLINQLYQGKLKDYVRCLECGYESWRIDTYLDIPLVIRPFGSSQTFGSVEEALQAFIQPETLDGPNQYFCERCKKKCDARKGLRFLHFPYLLTLQLKRFDFDYTTMHRIKLNDRMTFPEELDMSPFIDVEDEKSPQTESCTDSGAENEGSCHSDQMSNDFSTDDGVDEGICLDNAGSAERVLKPKSSLTFELFSVMVHSGSAAGGHYYACIKSFSDGQWYSFNDQHVSKITQDDIRKTYGGSSGSRGYYSSAFASSTNAYMLIYRLKDPTRNAKYLDVEDFPEHIKRLVQKEKESEEQEKRQREIERNTCKIKLFCMHPVKNMMMMENKLEVHKDKTLREATEIAYKLMELEGVVPLECCRLVKYDEFHEYLERSYEGEEDMPMGLLLGGVKSSYMFDLLLETRRPDQVFQPYKPGEVMVKVHVVDLKSETIAPPVSVRAYLNQTVTEFKQLIAQATGLSAETMRVVLERCYNDLRLLYVPNKTLKAEGFFRSNKVFVESSDSADHQATFTDSSLWKLLDRHGNTIRLFVSLPEQSPGSLANRTSCPKGTSATTSGNGNGGGDSEDSLEGGAKGNRKSVEAILEESTEKLKNLSLQQQQQQQQQQASSSASTSGSQKSSDHSDFEHIDSPALELDSAVASTSSQPPPPAAPTTAAAVAPAASTSTSPPPSTQQQQQPSEASSSRPRVSSSGTTTASTATAGSSSEPDNPFPLEERSDSDMNNDRSTSSVDSDILSSSHSSDTLCNADSGGGGGGGAGPLPLANGLDSHSITSSRRSKAHEGKKETWDTAEEDSGTDSEYDENGKSKTDGQAQYLYFRAEPYTQDEGTGDAQKCLLVHVDKRISLAAFKQNLEPFVGVTSTQFKVFRVYANNQEFESVRLNETLSSFSDDNKITIRLGRALKKGEYRVKVYQLLVNEPEPCKFLVDTVFAKGMTVRQSKEELQPLLKDQCKLDLSIDRFRLRKKTWKNPGTVFLDYHVYEEDINISSNWEVFLEVLAEPERMKSMSQLAVLTRRWRPAQMKLEAFQEVVLESSSVDELKEKLSELSGISLENLEFAKGRGTFPCDISVLEIHQDLDWNPKVSTLNVWPLYICDDGAVVFYRDSSEELQELSEEERSELMKKESSRLLKTGHRVSYSPRKEKALKIYLDGGPAKDPGQD